The segment CACCCGCCCCGTGGAGCGGTGTTCGGCGTGCACCAGGGAGCCGTCCGCGGCCAGGTAGCGCACCAGCACGCCCGGGGCCGAACCGTCCGGCAGCGTGCAGTCGGCCGCCGCCAGCGGTGTCGGCCGCAGGCCGGTGCGCACCCCCGGCGCGTGCACCACCTCGACGGACGGGCCGAGCGCGGCCCGCAGGCCCGCCAGCGGGGAGACCGGCGCGGCCGGGAACACCGAGGCGCTGCCGCCGCCCTGCACCCGGGCGGTCGCCGCGTTCGGGCCCAGCACCGCGACCCGGCGCAGCGCCGGACCGTCCAGCGGCAGCAGCCGGTCCGGGTTGTGCAGCAGCACGGTGCCCGCCACCGCGGCCGCCCGCAGCGCGCCCCGGGTCGCCGCGTCCACCGGCACCGGCGCCGGGCCGCCCGGCGGCGGCGGGTCGAACGCGCCGACCCGGCCCGCGAGCCGCAGCAGCCGCGCCACCTTGTCGTCCAGCACCGCCGCCGGCACCCGCCCCGCGCGCACCGCCGCCGCCAGCGCCGGACCCCACGCCGGGTTCGGCCCCGGCATCGCCAGGTCGCAGCCCCCCGCGCCCGGCCCGTCCGCCGCGTGCACCGCCCCCCAGTCGGAGACCACCAGCCCGTCGAAGCCCCACTCGCCCTTCAACGGCTCGACCAGCAACGGGTGTTCGACCATCGGCGTCCCGTTGACCCGGTTGTACGCCGACATCACCGCCCACACCCCGGCCCGCACCGCCGCCTCGAACGGCGCCAGGTACACCTCGCGCAGCGTCCGCTCGTCCACCCGGGCGTCCACCGTCAGCCGCTCGGTCTCCGAGTCGTTCGCCACGTAGTGCTTGGCCGTCGCCGCGACGCCCAGCGACTGCACGCCCGCGACGTACGCCGCCCCGATCCGGGCGGTCAGCAGCGGGTCCTCCGAGAAGCACTCGAAGTTGCGCCCCCCGAGCGGCGACCGGTGCAGGTTCAACGTCGGCGCCAGCACCACGTGCACCCCCTTGCGCCGCGCCTCCGATGCCAGCAATACGCCCATCCGGCGCACCAGTTGCTCGTCCCAGGACGCCGCCAGCGCGGTCGCGCACGGCAGCAGCAGCGCCGTGTCCGCCTCGTCCCACCGCTCCCCGCGCACCCCCACCGGCCCGTCCGAGCAGACGATCGGACGCATCCCGAGCGCGGGCTCCCCGCTGGTCCGGAAGGTGTCCCCGCCGGAGACCAGCCGGGCCTTCCGCTCCAGGTCGAGCTCCCGGTGGTCGGGTCCGGTGGCGGGGGCGGCGAGTTGGGACGGCACGGAGAGCTGGGTCATCGAGGTCCTTAGATCGACAGATCGACCTTCCCGGCTTCGGCCGAGGAGGGTGAGGAGAGCCCCGCGGAGCGGGGCCGGGCAGGTGGGGCGGAGCTACCCCGACGGCCGGGTCGGCGACGGGTTCCGGCGCGGGTGCCGTGGCGACCGCCCACGTGGGGCGGGCCTGCGCCTGCGCCTGCGGCGGGGCCCACGGCCGGGACGTGAACGCGGCGCGCAGCGTCCCGGCCGCCGGACCGGCCGTTGCGGCCGGCCGTTGCGCCCGGCGGAGGCAGCCGGCGGTTGCGGCCGGCGGAGGCAGCCGGTGGAGGCGGCGCAGGACCTCAGCCTTTCGTGGCTCCTTGCATGATGCCGTCGATGATCTGGCGGCCCATCAGGAGGAAGGCGACGAGGACGGGCGCGCTGGCGACCAGGGCGCCGGTGAGGACGAGGGAGTAGTCCTTGATGTAGCCGCTGGCCAGTTCGGAGAGGGTGAGCTGGACGGTGGGGTTCTGCTGGGTCATGACGACCTTGGGCCAGTAGAAGTCGTTCCAGGCGGCCATGAAGGTGAGCATGCCGAGGACGCTCATCGCGGGGCGGGCGGCGGGCAGCACGACGTGCCAGACCAGGCCGCGGGTGGTGCAGCCGTCCATCCGGCCGGCGTCGAGGAGTTCGTCGGGGACGGCGCCGATCAGGTACTGGCGCATGAAGAACAGGCCGAAGGCGTTGGCGGCGGCCGGGACGATCAGGGCCTGGAGGTGGTCGGCCCAGTGGAACCAGTTCGCCATCATGATGTAGAGCGGGATGATGCCGAGCTGGGTGGGGACCATCATGGTGGCGACCACCGAGGCCAGCAGCGGGCTGCGGCCGGGGAAGCGGAGCTTGGCGAAGGCGAAGCCGCCGAGGGTGCTGGTGAGGACCACGCTGGCGGTGACGGTGGTGGCCACGACCAGCGAGTTGAGCATGGCCAGCCGCAGGTCGGTCTGGGCGAACACCTGGGTGACGTTGTGCCAGAGCCGGCCGCCGGGCAGCAGCACCGGGGGCATCCGGTGGATCTCGGTGTTGGTGCGGGAGGCCGCGACCAGCGTCCAGTACAGCGGGAAGAGCGAGAGCAGCACGGCGACGCCGAGGACGGCGTACACGCCGCGTCCGGCGGTCAGCTGGCGGGTGGTACGGGAACGCCTGCCGGTCATTCGACACCTCGCATCCGGCGCGCGGCCAGGAAGTTGACGGCGGCGACCAGCACGATCAGCAGGAACATCGCCCAGGAGATCGCCGCGCCGTAGCCGTACTTGAAGCGGCCCCAGAACTGGTTGTACGAGTACAGCGCCAGGGTCTGGAACTGGTGCTGGGAGCCGCCGGTGGTCGGGTCCTGCTGCTGGCTGAACAGCATCGGCTCGCCGAACAGCTGGAGCGCGCCGATGGTGGAGACGATGACGGTGAACAGGATGGTCGGCCGCAGCATCGGGATCGTGATGGAGCGGAACTGCCGCCAGCGGCTGGCCCCGTCCAGCGCGGCCGCCTCGTACAGCTCGAACGGGACGGTCTGCATCGCGGCCAGGTAGAGCAGCGCGTTGTAGCCCGTCCAGCGCCAGGTGACGATCGCGGCGATGGCCGTCCAGGAGGAGAGGGTGCCGGCCTGCCAGTCGACGTGGTCCACGCCGAACAGCGAGAGGAACCAGTTGACCAGGCCGAAGTCGCGGCCGAACAGCTGGACGAAGATCAGCGTGACGGCGGCCACCGAGGTGACGTTCGGCAGCAGGACGCCCAGGCGCAGCAGGGTGCGGCCGCGCATCCGGTAGTTGAGCAGGTGGGCCAGGCCGAGGGCGAGCAGCAGCTGCGGGACGGTGGCCAGCACGCCGATGCCCAGGGTGTTCTTGACGGCGTTCCAGAAGAACGGGTCGTCCAGCAGCTTGCGGTAGTTCTCGAACCCGACCCAGTCGCCCGCGCTGCCCGGCCGGTCGGCGCGCCAGCCGGTGAACGAGACGTAGCCGGTGTACAGCATCGGGAACAGGCCGAAGACGCCGAAGACCAGGAAGAACGGCGAGAGGTACAGGTAGGGCGAGAGGGTGCGGTCGAGCCGGTGCCGGCGGTGGCCGGCGGGGCGGTGGCCGGCGGGGCGGCGGCCGGCGGGGCGGGCGGGGGCGCGGGCGCCGCGGGCGGCGGCGGTGGGTGCGGCCAAGGGGAGCTCCCAGGGGCGGGGACGGGGCAGGCGGGGGCCGGAGCAGGAAGGGGCCCGGGGCAGGGGGGTGGCGCGGTGCCGGTGCGGCGTCAGGTCCGCACCGGCACCGCGGGTTCGGGGGAGCGGACCTCAGTTGACGATGTTGTCGACGTCCTTGAGGGCCTGCTTCCAGGCGCCGTCCGGGTCGGCCTTGCCCTGCTCGATCGAGGTCAGCGCGTTGCCGATGGCGGTGCCGATCTCGGCGCCGTGCGCGCCGAGCGGCTGCGGGCTCAGGTCGCGGGCCGACTGGGAGAAGATCTTTCCGGTGGGCGCGTCGTTGAACAGCGGGTCGGTGTGCTCGGCGATGTCGGGCTGGGTCCACAGCTCCTGGTCGGAGGGGAAGTAGCCCTTCTCCTTGAACAGCCGGGCCTCCTGCGCGGGGGCGGTGAGCCACTTGGCGAGTTCGGCGGCGGCCTTGGTGTGCTTGCCGGACTTCGGGACGCTCAGGTAGGAGCCGCCCCAGTTGCCGCCGCCGCCGGGGATCCGGGCGATGTCCCACTTGCCGCCGTCGGCGGGCGGGTTGGCCTTGAACTCGTAGCTCATCCAGGCCGGGCAGGCCACCGTGGCGAACTGGCTCTTCTGGAAGCCGGTGTCCCAGGCGGGGGTGAACGCCTGGATGCCCGCCGACTCGCCGTCCTTGATGGCGCCGGCCACCAGGTCGAAGGACTGCTTGACGGCCGGGTTGGAGGTGACCACGACCTTGCCGTCGGCGTCGTAGACGCCCTGCGGGGCCTGGGCCAGGATCGAGGTGAACAGGTTGCCGCCGCTGTCGAACCAGCGGACGTCCTTGTTCGGGCTGGCGGAGAG is part of the Kitasatospora cineracea genome and harbors:
- a CDS encoding carbohydrate ABC transporter permease, giving the protein MAAPTAAARGARAPARPAGRRPAGHRPAGHRRHRLDRTLSPYLYLSPFFLVFGVFGLFPMLYTGYVSFTGWRADRPGSAGDWVGFENYRKLLDDPFFWNAVKNTLGIGVLATVPQLLLALGLAHLLNYRMRGRTLLRLGVLLPNVTSVAAVTLIFVQLFGRDFGLVNWFLSLFGVDHVDWQAGTLSSWTAIAAIVTWRWTGYNALLYLAAMQTVPFELYEAAALDGASRWRQFRSITIPMLRPTILFTVIVSTIGALQLFGEPMLFSQQQDPTTGGSQHQFQTLALYSYNQFWGRFKYGYGAAISWAMFLLIVLVAAVNFLAARRMRGVE
- a CDS encoding extracellular solute-binding protein, which codes for MPVSLPRTGPRGRLLATSALLVLALTAVTSCSSSGGSSSADEDPNAKITLTVNLFSDFGYADLYKEYEQAHPNITIKENRADMGAHHQNLHAHLLAGSGTADIEAIEIGQVAGFQPEAGKFVNFLDNGVSKDQWVPSKTAPASSPDGKVLFGLGTDMGGMALCYRSDLFKAAGLPTDREQVAALMKDWPSYLAAGKQFLSASPNKDVRWFDSGGNLFTSILAQAPQGVYDADGKVVVTSNPAVKQSFDLVAGAIKDGESAGIQAFTPAWDTGFQKSQFATVACPAWMSYEFKANPPADGGKWDIARIPGGGGNWGGSYLSVPKSGKHTKAAAELAKWLTAPAQEARLFKEKGYFPSDQELWTQPDIAEHTDPLFNDAPTGKIFSQSARDLSPQPLGAHGAEIGTAIGNALTSIEQGKADPDGAWKQALKDVDNIVN
- a CDS encoding glycoside hydrolase family 3 C-terminal domain-containing protein encodes the protein MTQLSVPSQLAAPATGPDHRELDLERKARLVSGGDTFRTSGEPALGMRPIVCSDGPVGVRGERWDEADTALLLPCATALAASWDEQLVRRMGVLLASEARRKGVHVVLAPTLNLHRSPLGGRNFECFSEDPLLTARIGAAYVAGVQSLGVAATAKHYVANDSETERLTVDARVDERTLREVYLAPFEAAVRAGVWAVMSAYNRVNGTPMVEHPLLVEPLKGEWGFDGLVVSDWGAVHAADGPGAGGCDLAMPGPNPAWGPALAAAVRAGRVPAAVLDDKVARLLRLAGRVGAFDPPPPGGPAPVPVDAATRGALRAAAVAGTVLLHNPDRLLPLDGPALRRVAVLGPNAATARVQGGGSASVFPAAPVSPLAGLRAALGPSVEVVHAPGVRTGLRPTPLAAADCTLPDGSAPGVLVRYLAADGSLVHAEHRSTGRVLEPAAEVDLAPVRTVEVAARFTAPSSGRWRLGVVGLGALRLEADGAVLLEEYVAPLSDDPTYLHVSPSFRQVELELAAGREVALLARRTVESAHGRVLVLAADPPEAELEREFAHAVELAAAADVAVVVVGTTDEHESEGFDRTSLQLPGRQDELVAAVAAANPRTVVVVNTGSPVLLPWREQVGAVLTCWFPGQEGGDALAEVLLGHAEPGGRLPTTWPDTAADCPVYATAPTGGRLAYAEGLHLGHRGWLRTGRTPAYWFGHGLGWGDWHYLALGAPSAPAPDGSRTVRVTLRNDGPRRSRETVQLYLSRPGSAVDRPVRWLAAFATAEAGPGEQVGVDLRLPARALAHWSPDRPGWETEPGTFVLHAGPHCGELPLAAALSVDV
- a CDS encoding carbohydrate ABC transporter permease, giving the protein MTGRRSRTTRQLTAGRGVYAVLGVAVLLSLFPLYWTLVAASRTNTEIHRMPPVLLPGGRLWHNVTQVFAQTDLRLAMLNSLVVATTVTASVVLTSTLGGFAFAKLRFPGRSPLLASVVATMMVPTQLGIIPLYIMMANWFHWADHLQALIVPAAANAFGLFFMRQYLIGAVPDELLDAGRMDGCTTRGLVWHVVLPAARPAMSVLGMLTFMAAWNDFYWPKVVMTQQNPTVQLTLSELASGYIKDYSLVLTGALVASAPVLVAFLLMGRQIIDGIMQGATKG